In one window of Rathayibacter caricis DSM 15933 DNA:
- a CDS encoding helix-turn-helix domain-containing protein, whose amino-acid sequence MPFPRRLTPASRPFRSRAPHRPDVLAVATAALVTERFLDPRFTPARLAEELRVPVLTLRLRFRHSYGFSIDEHLARCRMELASVLMASTPHRLGALEEIARASGYRGVPSLDRDFRRWRGTPALAAWFRTGASRASAPAPVSGAEQSTEGRPAVPIRGLETPLRASSTSTATLLIE is encoded by the coding sequence ATGCCCTTCCCTCGTCGCCTGACTCCCGCCTCCCGTCCCTTCCGATCCCGCGCACCCCACCGACCCGACGTGCTCGCCGTCGCGACCGCGGCGCTCGTCACCGAGCGCTTCCTCGATCCGCGCTTCACCCCCGCCCGCCTGGCCGAGGAGCTCCGCGTGCCGGTGCTGACGCTGCGCCTGCGGTTCCGGCACTCCTACGGGTTCTCGATCGACGAGCACCTGGCCCGGTGCCGGATGGAGCTCGCCTCGGTCCTCATGGCGAGCACCCCCCACCGCCTCGGTGCGCTGGAGGAGATCGCCCGCGCCTCCGGCTACCGCGGTGTCCCGTCCCTCGACCGCGACTTCCGCCGCTGGCGCGGCACCCCTGCTCTCGCCGCATGGTTCCGGACGGGAGCGAGCCGCGCCTCCGCTCCCGCGCCCGTCTCCGGCGCCGAGCAGAGCACGGAGGGCCGTCCCGCTGTCCCGATCCGGGGACTCGAGACGCCGCTGCGCGCCTCCTCGACCAGCACGGCGACGCTGCTGATCGAGTAG